In a single window of the Kiritimatiellia bacterium genome:
- a CDS encoding thioredoxin family protein has translation MVAALVVAVALVLAVKQRNAKEPAPAGGGGEVVVALPRLVDLGATKCMACKAMAPILEELDKTFAGQLKVEFIDVWENEDAGPKYGLRMIPTQIFFAADGRELFRHEGFFSREDILAKWAEFGVALHEPGAR, from the coding sequence ATGGTTGCCGCGTTGGTGGTGGCTGTAGCCCTGGTTCTGGCTGTGAAACAAAGAAACGCGAAGGAGCCGGCACCAGCCGGCGGGGGTGGGGAAGTTGTTGTCGCGCTCCCGCGGCTGGTGGATCTCGGCGCCACGAAGTGCATGGCCTGCAAGGCCATGGCGCCGATCCTGGAGGAATTGGATAAGACGTTTGCCGGCCAGTTGAAGGTCGAGTTCATCGATGTCTGGGAGAACGAGGACGCCGGCCCGAAGTACGGCCTGCGCATGATCCCGACGCAGATATTCTTCGCTGCGGACGGCAGGGAGTTGTTCCGTCACGAGGGCTTTTTCTCGCGGGAGGACATTCTCGCGAAATGGGCGGAGTTCGGCGTCGCTCTCCATGAACCGGGGGCTCGCTGA